CTGAGGGATCTACAACTTAGTCCAAAACTTACCCCAGAACTATGTCGACTCAACCATCTCCTCTATCTCTAAGTCGGCCCTGCACGTCTCTCTGGGTTACTTAAAATGTTTATAAtatcagggtgagacacctctcaataagtagAAACATGTTATAcgagtgtgtggcatacaagtttATACgcaaaacataatcttttattaAAACTATgaatgagatatcatgtaaaagtatTTGTACTATAACACAtatctatgtcatttaaaatacagtaATTCTGAGTTAACTATTTAAacatacttctatctataatatataaTCTCTATTTTCTGTGTacactgtatatgtatataattctgaaaacttccctggatggttgtatgtcatgatttaacccctctttacagggttgtgcggcctgtaggtgggactAAACACTAGTTTGCCtaccagtgctagcctaactatatttatgtatatatctGTAGCATGAATAGCCTGCTCGACTTGGTCTAGACGCCAGAGAGCCCTCTACTCTACTTGTGGCACAATTGGCATTCAacaccatactctatttgagacgtatggttgcactatctatattgtatagctatggtaccatgctctgtaaactgctctgttccatcagggtttgatactatataatactatttccaTATAATAtctctgttttaccatgattctgtatcaactgcattaaccatgacgctataataactgtatatctatatCATCTGTAATTtcgtatgtcatggttctatgctttgaatatcatggttctgtaaaactctgtataatcatggttctataaaactttgtataatcatagttctataaaatactgtattCCATGATCCTGTAATCTGGATTTCATGGTACTGTGCAATCTGTATGTCATAATTCTGTATCAAAAATCATACTTTgtaactcataatcaaatactatgctttactgataaaatttctaatttaactgccataacatatttcctttacctgactccTGTGAAGCCTACTAAATTCTAAATCTACACCCCCACAGCGTTCGGAGTTCAAAtccctaaaattatatttttccccaaatcaatcaacttcACTCAAAATGACCACTATACTCGCCTTCCCCAAACTCACATATctctttatccataaaattctaaaatactaattatttatcaacaTTACCTGAGTTCCTGAGGGAACACTcgttgggatcctcaacccatgcctgaaAGTGTTTGGAaatccaaaccctgaaatcacaacaccctagtttaatcaactcaaacaccagtatatttccaTCTTATACAAAATTTGGGTTTAGGAAAGTCTGATAACTATAAAAACCCTACAATAACCTACTTACTCTGATTTTAGGAAggtgcctaaacttctcaaatcaaaattctgctccagttaagttgtagagaatctcctcgagatcatcgtggtaacttctgatcatcgaactggGGAAAAACGAGCcagaatcttaaagagaaggtgGAGAGAAGGTGTTCCCGacctcaacaccctgaaatttgcatttgccccaacaaaacttcagtataaacccattTAATACCTTCCTCAACCCAAAAACatcaaataccttaataaatattaaaataatcaacttacccaaattttgggatggtccCAAGTTAGCCTGACCTACAAATCACTTCAtcagatgtgaagagaatcttcccaggagtgacgtggcagcttcggatcgtcgaaccaacGAAGAACCAGcctaaaatcctagagagaaggtgtGGAGACCGAAGTGAGAGGGAGAAAAGAGATTTGCATGCTATTTTCTCTTTGAAAAATCGAGTTATAACTATTTATACACCTtctttcgtcgatgaggtcaagtaGAGTGTTCGTCAACAAATGCTTATTcatcgtcgacgaacttcaggcCCTGCAAAATAGCCCTCTCGAcagtttctcgtcgatgagacacgtgtccctgtcgtcgatcccaataagccgcttcgtcaacgaacgcgtgtgaccccctttaaaatttccttttttccttctttattatttaaatactataactATTCGAGTCTCTACACAACctagtctagactctaggggggtacacaacccttccgtgGCCAAATTGACTTGTTAATACCAACACTGTTATCCAAAATAGTGTAGTTGCACTATCTCAatcactagctacggtaccgtgctctcatcatAATTGGTCATCAAGtttcttaaatcatataatatgatttaagtaataaaactgtAATAAAATTCTCATTTTCGTAATTTAGTATAACTGTCATATCAAACTTGGCACTCAGCCATCATATCAAACCCGGCTCTCAGCCGTCATATCTCATTTCGCAAACTCgaccacatttccagtatttccatcAAATAGTCCAAATCATATTTCCATGATAATACCCCAAAAATACTCAGAtccaattatgcaataaaatataattaaatttcataCCACatgatttattcaataattatgaTTTGACCAATTTCctgtagaatttttaaaatatataattggtaaatttaattataacgcaAGTGTGTTCAATTccccatttttaaatttaatccccaatagATATTAAAAACCtgaatatgatcaaatccccgcaatttaatttaactccaaaatattcccaaaaaaatatgatttgatcaaatccatggagtttaacttaattagaatatatttccaaaaatcttgatttaatcaaaaccctgcagtttaatttaattaaaatttattccccaaaacatacgtataataattcaaaattaccaTTCTCATAAGCCTAAATACTTAGAAAATCATGTATACTATTCTTGAAACCAGATACTACAATTTAATGAGGAATATTTTCGAAATaaattgacataatttattcccctttccTTAttccaagagtggtgcctacgacttCATAACGACGAAATCACCCCAGTTAAAACTTTGGTGACTGGAAATAAAACCCAGGGATATTTTATGTTCTTCAATCGACGCACATATCGCCgaagaaatttaaaagagaaaaaggttgaggagagagagagagagggctgcgCTAGGGGGGTTCTCTatggaaaggaaatgaaattTCCTTCAAGATACTTCCTAaaggaacatatatatatatatatatatatataatataatattatattatattatttaattaattattaataattaattaattaattaattaaaattattatttatttttttttatttttttgaaatcactacaCTACTACTGAAGGATGTTCAGATGTCCAAACATTAGTCTTAACCTGATCTCCATAGGTCAACTTAATGACCTGGGTTATGAAAGCTATTTTGGTAATGGAGTCTGGAAGCTCAAGAAAGGGAATTTGGTGATGGCCAAAGGAAAGAAAGATGCTAGCTTATGCTACACTCAAGCTAAGCAACTCTATCTAGGAGATGTGAATGCTACAGAATATAAAGTCACCACTAAGCTATGACACAACAGACTTGGCCACATAAGCGAGAAGGGACTCCAGATTCTTGTAGGAAAAAAGCTCCTTCCAAATTTCTTAGGTAATTCTTTAAAGAATTGTACTCATTGTTTAACTGGTAAACAACATAGAGTTGTATTTCGAAAAAAAAACCCCGATTTAGGAGAAAGCATATTCTAGATCTGGTTCATACTTATATGTGTTTTATAAATGATAAAAGTGTTGGTGGATCATTATATTTTGTAACATTCATTGATAACCACTCTAGAAAAGTGTGGGCTTATCCTTTGAAAAGTAAAGACCATGTGGTAGATATGTTCAAGAAGTTTCAGGCCAATGTTGAAAGACAAAGTGGAAGAAATCTCAAATGTGTTTGTTTagacaatggtggtgaatacattgggccatttgaagAGCATTGTAAAGTCCATGGTATCAGGCTTGAGAAGTCAGTTCTCAATACTCCTTAACACGGCAGCGTTGCAGAAAGAATGAACAGAAACATCTGCAACAAGATTATCTGCATGCTCTCTCATTCAACGCTGCCAAAATCCTTCTGGGGTGAGGCGTTAATAACAGCAATTAACCTCATCAACCTTTCTCCTTCAGCTTTTTTAGGAGGTGACATTCCTGAAAGGATCTAAATTGGGAAAGATGTATCATATAAACACTTAAAGGTGTTTGGTTGTAAAGCTTTTATCCATATTCCTTGGGATTAAAGGACCAAACTTGATGTAAAGACAAAAGAGTGTGTCTTCGTCGGTTATGGTATTGATGAGTTCGGCCACATATTATGGTATCCAAAGAACAAGAAAGTCATCCGGAGCAGAGATGTGGTGTTCTTCGAAGATCAAACTATTGACAATTGTGAGAAGGCCTATAATCCAAAGCATGTCCTCAAGAATCCAATCAAATTGATTCCAGATTAACCGCCATAGCCACAAGAAGAGCATGACGACAAAAAGGAAGTTGATGAGAATGATGAACCAATAGCTGAAGGCCCTCTAGCAGTAGAACCCCAAATAAGATGATCCACCAGGGAGCATCAACCTTCTAGCAAATACTCACCGGATGAGTATATTTTGCTAATTGACGGGGGAGAACCAAAATGCTATGAGGATGTCATGTATCATCAGCACAATAATGAGCGGTTGAAGGCCATGCAAGAAGAGATGAAATCCTTGCATGAAAaccacacttatgatttggtagAATTACCAAAGGGAATGCGAGCACTCAATAATAAATGGgtgtttaaattgaaaaaatGAAGAAGGAAACTCATAACCAAAGTACAATGCGCGACTAATTGTGAAAGGCTTTGGTCAAAGAAAAGGCATTAACTTTGAAGAGATTTTCTCACCCGTggtgaagatgtcatctattcgaGTTGTTTTCGAATTGGCTGCTAGCCTGAAGTTGGAGATTGAGCAACTTGATGTAAAAAttgcatttctccatggtgatttgaaaGAAGAAATCTACGTGAAACAACCTGAAGGATTCGAGGTCAAAGGAAAAGAACAGTTGGTTTGCAAACTAAGAAAGAGTTTGTATGGCCTCAAGCAGGCACCAAGACAATGGTACAAGAAGTTTGATTCCTTCATGATGGAACACGGGTATAACAAGTTCACATCTGACAATTGTGTTTCTATTAAGAGATTTTCTAGTAATGATTTTATTATTCTCATgttttatgtggatgatatgcttattgttaGTTATGATACTAAGAAGATAGGAAAGTTGAAGAAAAAACTAAGCAAACCCTTTACAATGAAGGATTTGGAACCAACAAAACAGATTCTTGGAATGAAAATTTTttgagataaaaaaaataaaaaagttgtggttatctcaagaaaggtatattgagaaggtgttaGAAAGATTTAACATGAGGAAAGTAAAACCAATCAGTTGTCCACTTGTAGGACACTTCAAGCTTGCTTCCAAGAAATATCCTACAAGTGAAAATGACAAAGAAGAAATTAAGAAAGTGCCTTACTCTTTATTCGTGGGTGGCTTGATGTACACCATGGCATGCACAAGACCTGATATTGCTCATGCAATTGGAAAAGTCAGTTTATTCCTTTCTAATCTTGGCAAAGAACATTGGGaagcagtcaagtggattctcaggtaTCTCAAAGGAACTTCTcatttatgtttatattttggtCATGAAAAACCTATGTTGGAAGGTTATACACATGCAGATATGGCCGGTGATGTTGATTCCAGGAAGTCTACTTTGAGATACCTGATGACAATTTCAGGGGGAGCAGTGTCATGACAATTAAAGTTACAAAAATGTGTTGCATTGTCCACTACTAAGGCAAAGTACATCACCATTACTGAAGCAAGCAAAGAGCTTCTATGGATGAAGAAGTTCCTGGAGGAACTGGGCCTCAAGTAAGAGAAGTATGTTCTCTACTGTGATAGTCAAAGCGTTATTCATTTCAGTAAGAATCcaagttttcattcaaagtcgaaacatATTGATGTTCGATACCACTGGATTTGTGAAGTGTTGGAGTCAAAGCTATTAAGTATAAAGAAGATCCATACTGACAACAATGCATCAGACATGATGACTAAGACAAAGAAGATCCATACTGACAACAATGCATCAGACATGATGACTAAGACAATGTCCAAGTCAAATTCGAAACTTGTAAATTCGCAACAGGTTTGGTGGAACTCTCTACATGAGTCGAGTGGGCGAGATTTGTTGGGGCCCGCCTCATATAATAACAGTGAGGCTGCACATGATGTAACAGGATTGCTGAACCactgaaataataaataaaaaaggcaaAGACTTTGGTTGCTGTGTGGTGGCACACACTCCAAGGAGGAAACGTTGATAATTGTAGGAGACTTGATGCGGTATCTACTCCTCTCCGCCTATAAAAGGGAGTACTCCTCCTTCATGTTTTTGGCACTCCGGTGGTGAATATATGCACAAAAAAGTCCGTTGTAAAATTGATATACACACAAATAAAGTGTGAATGAGAGTGAGAAAAGACACAATAAGTGTGTGTGCACTGTAAGTATGCATTAAGGTGAGTGAGTTGAGTGTATCataatcctcctcctcctctttcACTATATACCCATATATATATTGTGAAGTTACTCCTCTCCTATGGACATAGGCTAAATTGGCTGAatcacataaatcttgtgtgttatTTGTGCGTGTGTTACTTGATCTTGGACGAGATTTATATCCCAACATCATCTCGGACTCACACGCTGCAGTTAAAGAAAAGCACATAAAACCGGACACCATAACTAGTGCTACAGACGCCCTAGGGCACATGTCCCGTCCTAAAGGAGCGTGCTTCTAGAGTGGTCTTAGGTCATAGTTTCCTATGCCTGGATCATTGTTCCACTCAAGAATAAAATGAAACTTTAATATGTTAATATTTGATTAGATTCATATATCCAACATCTTTTGCTCCAGAAATTTTTGTAATTTCCATTTTCAAGGCAAGCAaacttaattatatattttatgttcTGGTATGAATGGAAGTCCAATGGTATAACAAGAAGCACAAGCTCCCCAATGTACATGTAGCTTAACcttttgagagaaaaaaaaaattggaagacTGAGTTAGTCTGAGGCCAAAAGTGCTGAAACGGAATACTTCTATAGTTGAAGCATATGTAAAGGTCATCACAAAACAGTAGCACAACCAAATTGAACTCCCCAGCTCGTCATGAACCTCAAAAGGATATTTCACTGCAAAACACACAATCAATACATGTGTGCTGATTCTTTCCATCCACCATAGCTCTCTTCTTGTGCTGATTCCTTCCATCCACCGCAGCTCCCTCCTTCTGCTGATTCTTTCCATCCACCATAGCTTTCCTCTAGGGTGTCAAATCCCTGGTCATGGCTTGCCTGCAAAAGAAATGGTGTGTTCAATCTAAAGCATTGATGATGAAGTGATTTCAAAATTGAAGTTCATTGGGATATCTAGAGATTATAGTTGTTCAAAAACCTCAGAGCAAGCatatgcaaaaaataaataaatgagatatGAAGTTTAACCTACAACAATTACCTTGGGAGTAAAATTTAGGCCAATTTTAATTTCTCCACAATACTCTCCATCATTGACAAGGTTGTATGCAGTCGGCGGGATGCTTCCTTCAGCAAACACTGACCTTAAAGGTATGCTGCATGTGGGCACGCACCATAAGGCAATAATCAAGAATAAGGTTTGTTTTAACTTTATATGGAGTTGAAGATTTAGATGATTACATCACTAATGCCAGAGTAATATATTATTGTAGTGTTTAAGCTTTGAAATTGTATGCTAGCACCAAGGCTAAATTCGAATCCATTCAAATGTGCTTTTGTGCATATTTTATTAACTGAAAGTAACTTAAGAATCATCTTTCAACAGCTGaagaattcaaatacaaaataaaaaacaattgCTTACGTTGCTCGTCCAACAAAATCATCTGCAGTAAAGGTATCCTTATCCATTATTTTGATATCGAGTTCAGATGCAACATCAGTGATGGTAAATATGAAGTACTCATTCCACTCGGGTCGACTTCCCACCTCTGTATACACCATTAATTAATCTGTCAAGCTAACTAGTTTGCCTTCAAATTATGCAGAAGAGTGCTTTACGGACGAGATGTGTACCTCTTGCAACACTGCTTTTTCGCTGTTGAGTCCGGCAAGTGAGAATGGCATAAGGGTCCATTTTCCCTAAAGATCATAAACATTAAATCAAAACCCATGCAAAAGCAATGTGAAAACTTTAAACATCACAACATAAGAAGGAACATTGGACTCAGAAATCTattgccttttttctttttctttttcttttttttgcaacTGCCCTCATTGTGTAAGGTCATATTTGATTCACAAAACATGTCAAGGAGattgtaataaaataaaaaattgatagTGGAGAAAAAAAATACCAGTGTCGTCATATAAACCAGGTAACATTACAAACTTTTTTATTTGTTCATAGCATGGGCAACTATAgaagtaataattatttttgaatttcatcgtTGAAATAAACATCCTATTCCCATACTATGGAATGATACAAATTTTTGTATTATAAAGAGTGAAATCATAAGCTAGTAGGGGAATCTATTTTAATCCCTATGCTTTTAATTAGTACAAGTACTTGTACTTATTGATTTCACATGTTTCAAGGTTCACCttaaggcaaggcatgcctaaaacgccttgaggcttaATCTAAAATATCAAATCCCAAAAAAACTAACACATTACATACTGAGACTTACGCATTTACACAAAAGACAAGCTTTTTTTCACCTTTTTacttgaggcttacgcattttgggtgtgtgattctcaaatAAGATTTGGTTAGAAAATATTAACTCCAtatttatataaaaggaatgtcataatatgagttgatttctaaaattcTTGACCCTcaactttttcaaaataatttaattgtatcttatatcttgaaaaattatttgaacTTTGCAATGTTATAGCTacctcttgtcatgatttatgtaatgaatttaagctagcaatttttttgaatggccaacaagtagtttgtaaagtaaatttgatttttacattatatttgtgatttttttaattttttatttatttttaaaatatataatttattcacatatttttatctaaaggtaaaatctcaaaaggcttacacccCACCTCCTTAAGGCTTACGAGCGTCTCTTAATGGTTAGAGCGCCTCACCTTACACCTTTGCCTTTTAGAACATTATTACACATTACATCACTATTATTTGTTATGAGCATAGCACtaataaaaatctcaaaaaattttACTCATGACACAATTATGGGGTATAGATAGGGTAAAATCTGCAGGAGTCATGCAAACAATTATGGCTTCAAATGCATaattagtaaaaaataatttaaaaataatttataatttttataattaataatattcATGCTCCAAATAGACCAACTAATTCTAAGGTAGAGGGACCTTCTGTTAATTTCTACTCTCCAACTCACAATCATTAAAGTAACTTAATGAGTaactttaattaaatatatttaataaatacttaatttatttttattttttttcaaaaaaaacccCAACTATATTAATAGTCcccacttatggcggaggaaaatgGTGGTTACAAACATGtcacaagggatttacaaaacaACAAACAAAACCATCCCAGGCAACAAAACCAAAACAAGCCTAACAAAACCTGTACTATTAAccaactaaaacaaactaaacaagATCATATGAATCAAAACAAAACGAACACAAACAATAAACAAAATACTTGCAAACTGAAGACAAAAACCTACAAAACAAAACCTGAGGGCAACATAGGAGAATCAAATGATGACATTTAAAAGCGAAggcttggaatactcatcttatccatctgaattagacctctcattttactcggcATCACATCACCTACAAAAATATCTCCTCATGTTGCCTCCCTCACCTTGACAAGCCAAGCAATCCGCCACATGATTACCTTCTGTGAATTGGTGCTTTATAGAGAAGTGAAGGCATTGTAGCTCCTCTTCTAACAATTTCCAAAAGTCTCATATGTACCAGGAAGAGCATATTCCTGAAGTGATCCATCCTACCACCAATTCCAAGTCACTTTCAATTATGATATCCCAACTCTTTACAAAGTCGAACACCACTAGAAAGAGCTTGCAACTCCGCTCCATTATTAGTACCTGTCTCAAATTTTTCAGAGAAAGCAGCCTTAATATTACCTGATGAGTCGCAAATGATACCACCACCGCCACAAGAACCCGGATTTCCTTTACAAGAGTCATCAATATTTAACTTCAACCAACCTCTAGGAGGCTTTTCCCAGACAACTTTTCGAAGAGTTCTAACCTTCAGAGTTATCAATTTCACTTGAaactcttccaataaattcttatcaaTAGAAGGCAGAGAACCCTTCACTCCTTCTGCAATTTTTGCGAGTCAAACCTCACCGATAATGAAACTGCATTCTCCgac
This region of Malania oleifera isolate guangnan ecotype guangnan chromosome 10, ASM2987363v1, whole genome shotgun sequence genomic DNA includes:
- the LOC131166159 gene encoding elicitor-responsive protein 3-like, translated to MPQGKLEVLLVGAKGLRNTEFFGKMDPYAILTCRTQQRKSSVAREVGSRPEWNEYFIFTITDVASELDIKIMDKDTFTADDFVGRATIPLRSVFAEGSIPPTAYNLVNDGEYCGEIKIGLNFTPKASHDQGFDTLEESYGGWKESAEGGSCGGWKESAQEESYGGWKESAHMY